A part of Solenopsis invicta isolate M01_SB chromosome 2, UNIL_Sinv_3.0, whole genome shotgun sequence genomic DNA contains:
- the LOC105200834 gene encoding dmX-like protein 2 isoform X1 → MNCHQILSGACNAGDRCYAVGSVEGISFTAYAAGCNIVILANNFERVQIIPGAVHNYIRISCLDCSTDTGKIAAAYENQVCIFEPTPLIHSTCSHQLEYRWVQTGSLQTESNITSLSWNLEGTRLLTGGELLQLWHQNIMPFQEEHTTLPTKPKTLQIEETTTGNNHNVTANTSQDPGTVTFSIGGEAESPGPTDTSIANDPGGWNCVWKCRTATPVHLMSFSPDGTLFATTGMNDRLVKIWFENKQLFPARSIDHTSFCVGSDNFSFVYVAHPRAVTHLSWRKTSKYMPKGSVSNMLVTSCRDNICRVWAETIPPEIEGLANMSQFEGSDRHGHHGKHRHHNMHKHRFMQRLKHMKTCFHIRRHAKQQHQAGHTAPTLPTLPSTYSVHDFHNNYQTSGHYPGMHFHLAASINAETVYVHVIDIPLVPSLITGDPDREPNFILHWLNNKEMHFTMQAENILQELTRKVVEKEEGLQHQDAEHVEHDSEDECTPKKGVRLQTAQKPVVGGRSMSQEEHSSDEHHTAHTTSSHHSLAHSVHSHPSLSNTTSINSIATDATSTMNHAPDSLDTKIETLLRDWHHNPDLLFSIHPIDGSFLIWHIEWLDEYHPGSFRQAQISFSTRIPNAFPLGDASTMSHNVSMYSHNTGGPLLNIREVAKSSTKSDPSEVATPLPSLIEQDEEQSTLTSKAGQELLKNIENTNDQNQTKTETNALESTKNGQDADLLAHPSPIVSMVSKHSNGTMNLWQLTFADKTKFSQVLSIGHACRASGHRFRVNDITCHPVLPLLVTTSHHNIPEFSGTQSTESNENLSSKHDSCKDKDIMSPTGFCSELILWRVDAVGPLSKSGGVSELARINSPEISAFSNVAWIPTLLPSTTLGNLSNSPSACFVASDGQCLRVYQAVIDARTLLAEVSISERRSRMMDSMASLSTDMSSDDGVRHSIHDRIKIVSQQSTARPGCVIQLDAIADATHDWQNTQFLHVFQEQLITGERSDEKQPGIDTSANDLGLMESTLDAMVDLQQSTIFEEPFYIVVLERTQHGTTVHMWRLVIASQPETTGLSGSMMYVPDSHLVQDEDEEGTPGRLSHVEGRRSRRASQTGGRRESQADLDSTFLPRRHQNSHVLITTTKVCTQELPLPDGVEVIHAAPAAGHLSSSSIYPACFAPYIIVTACSDSTVRFWKCKVTKKPDDKLDYEWCEWEMIRKDQESTIDITGQPLNISAAYSGRIACAYKYGKSFTRPTKNDPDSRYVNLCVAIYECESTGGSEWILEDTIHLKNIHLPRIPVDQHLDLSYLYDSRFLQKKQRLTQVLQTLSHEDIRSSRNGENGDSTKAGLLAVPSFSTLQSLRKSIIENGNTCPLTQKHLVQLDWVSKEDGSHILTVGVGSKIMLFTPVCSDLAQANMKAMKESQSNNRPILRKTSSLAQPQFVDEIRWMKLRKIELTTADGLPPLPMQISWVRDGILVVGMDSEMHVYSQWKPNPKNDCFHSNLQHQESDEFQASRNLRDEDLRTLAHETSQRRLANVSSMPHLSRVSSINLTMLDAKKKRGIQNENLSFDYMPDYGLFEASRIACPVLPQYHPKQLMELLNSGKIRWVKAILAHLVRCIGSSCSLRADDESLVKQRGWSRSRTMSVSYMGTTSPLEPRGSTTQIPEELTLDYAEITSISPLPLWTLLMADKETNLPHQQSEDKHDYNELFDNNLDEGESLDDMLDEDYERSRQKDRRSSVPERQGISHFGPRQGRLLSRLLTHTHLPGLSSLDQMHLLALADTVSTCNVDFAERFAIDAAKNAIAKENLTGIPDGETVSTDSLDDCGLRFLLAMKHYNYLIRCLPLAQRAQFQKQGVASNNLVWAFHSESEEELLGLIPSYAKGQPKWSVLKELGVGWWIRSNTVLKKCVEKIAKAAFQDKQDPLDAAVYYLAMKKKNLVWGLFRNKRDERMTTFFSNNFAENRWRKAALKNAFALLGKQRFEHAAAFFLLAGALKDAIDVCLNKLNDIQLAMVIARLYENDTTSPNLRRLLYEEILGCDKDGQNQDMSRVHPDPFLRSMALWILKDHSGSLNTLLLTNVGHMHPQYNDESDKPEGTTANPNVFNFYVYLRTHPLLIRQYIASTAQDKKKGHSVVISGFSYGTETKSQPDKQLLLEDSITPLERQLYFTTAHAHFKAGCPALALEVLSKLPSKVMETNGEDSPSLLNSPSKIRAQDSQIDTGILDWGSESKAINNKETATTVDWSTSSFDWSQNSKRVEEDKLELNWDDETAEGEDADSPPMSMKFDKKEQDNVYKSENDDKDVIKSAGQLDIMAQQLKFVACLKILMEELSTLATGFEVDGGQLRYQLYVWLEREVDALRQLCSYSTNADGDMNNVAEYEGVMVDDVPPYKPGEQPTLHQILVAEKLDFEAKVQRAAKRKKWLKANETLLRTLLSYCSLHGASGGGLASVRMELVLLLQELQQEKTQQQLLSPLPFPTTLPLLSASVACNKTVVADPVRHLQSLAHDMLQTLVELRNPPMPNRNTHYCEVFIMRDLAVALSACIYQSLCDSDTFVMKHHQPDSFPAVAEVESFSGGHLVASNRYHRRYSTDDGVCITTSPSKWPGVTNLRALLAREKDEDTPKLNILLCEAFVATYMSLFIYALSSCDSHILYRLVGQHFDNNTWSSLFGGGVKKLLRVASTTNNQGGNTNSVERTDSVTSEIQSTASGMWNTMTSLTKQRVKLNMKLLGQFTGQQPNMKEDKPTYREQFVSPQMSMISYFLMKPRIETEYADEIDYDSSDSAVSDLDSTDDEEDVFDTGSKPKSKPKDNTEHSNSNSYSWSVMRLAIVKILQQQLQDFLTIAGIEMQELPVSSPLIHGTLGIVAQWQESLREELELKGPPPANYIPGCAPDPSPTPGKPAIHKYRSLLEKGNTPFNTRLASAAPTNRLWCYLVRQESVQDIFIRAVFGKRRSLSTILETSQSVVDGVHRGTGEDKGSDSGTTSLPEPVRIIHKEQDSISAFCLNQVNPGLMALATPREVQEMNISLLLELPSWLEDECEFDIINLTKQPDPEPIPPTSFLVIQTAADRPLLAQSPQQNSPQPHSGIASQSGRGASVMKGMPAFPGSHDLRFCQFVADRSKHLLKPILKHKIDGIRRISSHPLLPLYLTGSQDGSVSLWEWGHQTAVATPRAPGTFAKVTRVRFSQHGNKFGVADSDGHLSLFQVACREGTARPFFTYQCHSKVTSDFVFLGACSLVATAGHGSEGRNVALWDTLLPQNKSLVQGFMCHDQGASALILAPQHQLLISGGKKGDINIFDVRQRQQRQRFQAHESAIKCLALDPHEEFFVSGAGDGDIKIWGLTVHSLLYSFPSEHPRSSFFKNIGQGVTQLHVDSAGRLFSCGADGSMKVRQLPERDCVIQTLY, encoded by the exons ATGAATTGTCATCAGATACTCAGCGGCGCCTGCAATGCGGGCGATCGCTGCTACGCGGTCGGTTCCGTCGAGGGAATATCTTTCACC GCGTACGCAGCTGgctgtaatattgtaattttggCTAATAATTTCGAACGAGTTCAAATAATTCCTGGAGCTGTACACAATTACATCAGAATCAGCTGTCTGGATTGTAGTACGGATACAGGAAAAATAGCTGCAGCTTATGAAAATCAAGTCTGCATTTTTGAGCCAACACCGCTTATACACAGCACCTGTTCACAT caacTAGAATACAGATGGGTTCAAACAGGAAGTCTTCAAACAGAATCAAATATTACTTCTTTATCATGGAATTTAGAAGGAACAAGATTGTTAACAGGTGGCGAATTGTTACAATTATGGCATCAAAATATTATGCCATTTCAAGAAGAGCATA CAACATTACCTACAAAGCCGAAAACGTTACAAATAGAAGAAACCACCACTGGAAACAATCATAATGTTACAGCAAATACTTCTCAGGATC ctGGTACGGTAACATTCTCAATTGGAGGAGAAGCTGAGAGTCCTGGGCCTACAGACACATCTATTGCAAATGATCCAGGTGGTTGGAATTGTGTATGGAAGTGTCGTACAGCCACACCAGTTCATCTTATGAGTTTTAGTCCTGATGGCACTCTGTTTGCAACAACAGGAATGAATGATAGATTGGTCAAAATATGGTTCGAAAATAAacaat TGTTTCCAGCAAGAAGCATAGATCATACAAGTTTTTGTGTGGGTAGTGACAATTTTAGTTTTGTTTATGTTGCTCATCCACGTGCTGTAACGCACCTTTCTTGGCGCAAAACAAGTAAATACATGCCAAA AGGCTCTGTATCCAATATGTTGGTCACATCGTGTCGCGATAATATTTGTCGAGTATGGGCAGAAACGATACCGCCTGAGATCGAAGGTTTAGCTAATATGAGTCAGTTTGAAGGCTCTGACAGGCATGGTCATCATGGCAAGCATCGTCATCATAATATGCACAAACATCGGTTTATGCAACGACTCAAACATATGAA AACATGTTTTCATATTCGGCGGCACGCTAAACAACAACATCAAGCTGGTCATACAGCACCGACTTTACCTACGCTTCCATCTACATATTCTGTACAcgattttcataataattaccAAACTTCTGGTCATTACCCTGGAATGCATTTCCACTTGGCAGCAAGTATCAACGCAGAAACTG TATACGTTCATGTTATAGATATACCGCTAGTGCCAAGCCTAATCACTGGAGACCCCGATAGAGAACCGAATTTTATCTTACACTGgctaaataacaaagaaatgcaCTTCACTATGCAAGCTGAAAACATATTGCAAGAGTTAACTCGTAAAGTAGTAGAGAAAGAGGAAGGTTTGCAACATCAAGATGCTGAACATGTGGAACATGATTCTGAGGATGAATGTACACCAA AAAAAGGAGTTCGACTACAAACAGCTCAGAAACCAGTTGTCGGTGGCCGGTCAATGAGCCAAGAAGAACACAGTAGTGATGAACATCATACTGCACATACTACCTCATCTCATCACAGTTTAGCACACAGTGTGCACTCTCATCCCAGTTTgag cAATACGACCTCCATTAATTCTATAGCAACAGATGCAACATCTACGATGAACCACGCACCAGATTCATTGGACACAAAGATAGAAACGTTGCTACGTGACTGGCATCACAATCCAGATTTGTTGTTCTCGATACATCCAATAGATGGGAGTTTTTTGATATGGCACATTGAATGGTTGGACGAATATCATCCTGGATCTTTTCGACAGGCACAAATTTCATTTTCCACTCGTATTCCGAATGCATTTCCACTTGGCGACGCGTCAACAATGAGTCATAATGTATCAATGTATTCTCACAATACTGGTGGACCTTTATTGAATATTCGTGAAGTTGCAAAATCTTCGACAAAAAGCGACCCCAGTGAAGTCGCTACTCCCTTACCCAGTCTTATAGAGCAAGATGAAGAACAGTCTACCTTAACCTCGAAAGCAGGTCAGgaattactgaaaaatatagaaaatacaaACGATCAAAATCAAACGAAAACGGAAACTAACGCATTGGAAAGTACTAAAAATGGGCAAGATGCTGATCTGTTGGCCCATCCTAGTCCGATCGTTTCTATGGTATCGAAGCACTCGAATGGTACTATGAATTTATGGCAGTTAACGTTTGcggataaaacaaaattttcacaaGTATTGAGTATAGGACATGCATGTAGAGCTTCCGGACATCGCTTCCGTGTAAACGATATTACTTGCCATCCCGTCCTACCTCTACTTGTGACAACTTCCCATCACAATATACCCGAATTTTCTGGTACTCAATCAACGGAATCAAACGAAAATCTCAGTAGCAAACACGATTCTTGTAAAGATAAGGACATCATGTCGCCAACTGGATTTTGCAGCGAATTGATATTGTGGCGGGTAGATGCCGTGGGGCCTCTATCTAAGAGCGGTGGAGTTTCCGAATTGGCACGCATCAATTCGCCTGAAATATCGGCGTTTAGTAATGTAGCTTGGATCCCGACATTATTGCCAAGCACGACATTGGGCAATTTATCCAATTCTCCCAGTGCTTGCTTTGTAGCTAGCGATGGACAGTGCTTACGGGTTTATCAAGCTGTTATTGATGCTAGAACATTATTAGCAGAAGTATCGATTAGCGAGAGAAGAAGCAGAATGATGGATTCTATGGCCAGTCTCTCAACGGATATGTCATCGGATGATGGCGTCAGGCACTCTATTCATGATAGGATAAAAATAGTATCTCAACAATCAACAGCGAGACCAGGATGCGTTATACAGCTCGACGCTATTGCCGATGCCACTCATGATTGGCAGAATACACAGTTCCTTCACGTCTTTCAAGAGCAATTAATTACGGGTGAGAGAAGCGATGAGAAACAACCCGGTATCGACACATCAGCCAATGATTTGGGGCTCATGGAATCTACGTTGGATGCTATGGTGGACTTGCAACAATCGACAATCTTTGAAGAGCCATTCTACATAGTAGTTCTTGAACGTACGCAGCATGGCACTACCGTGCACATGTGGCGATTGGTAATAGCATCGCAACCGGAAACTACTGGTTTGTCAGGCTCGATGATGTATGTACCAGATTCTCATTTGGTtcaggacgaggacgaggagggGACACCTGGTAGATTAAGCCATGTGGAAGGCAGACGATCACGCAGAGCCAGTCAAACTGGTGGTCGTCGCGAGAGTCAAGCTGACCTAGACTCGACGTTCCTACCTCGTCGTCATCAAAATAGTCACGTTCTTATCACCACCACAAAAGTCTGCACGCAAGAATTGCCGTTACCCGACGGTGTAGAGGTGATTCACGCTGCTCCCGCCGCAGGGCATTTGAGTAGTTCCTCGATATATCCCGCCTGCTTCGCGCCATATATCATCGTGACGGCCTGCAGCGACAGCACTGTACGTTTTTGGAAATGCAAAGTGACGAAGAAGCCAGATGACAAGCTGGATTACGAATGGTGTGAGTGGGAGATGATCAGGAAAGATCAAGAGTCTACTATTGATATCACCGGTCAGCCATTAAATATAAGCGCGGCTTACAGTGGACGCATTGCTTGCGCTTATAAGTATGGAAAATCGTTTACGCGTCCAACGAAGAACGATCCAGATTCACGCTACGTGAATCTTTGCGTCGCTATATATGAATGCGAAAGCACAGGTGGTAGTGAATGGATCTTGGAAGATACGATCCatctgaaaaatattcatcTGCCGCGTATACCGGTAGATCAACATCTGGATCTTAGTTATTTGTACGACAGTAGATTTTTGCAGAAAAAGCAACGACTCACTCAGGTTTTGCAAACTCTCAGTCACGAGGATATAAGGTCTTCGAGAAACGGAGAGAATGGTGATTCTACGAAAGCTGGTCTGCTGGCGGTTCCGTCGTTTAGTACCCTGCAATCTTTGCGGAAATCGATCATAGAGAACGGTAACACGTGTCCACTCACACAGAAACATTTAGTGCAACTTGATTGGGTATCTAAAGAGGATGGTTCGCATATTCTAACTGTAGGCGTTGGTTCCAAGATTATGCTGTTTACTCCGGTATGCTCGGATCTGGCGCAAGCTAACATGAAAGCAATGAAAGAATCCCAGAGCAATAATAGACCAATACTGAGAAAGACCTCGTCGTTGGCTCAGCCGCAATTCGTGGACGAGATTCGATGGATGAAATTGCGCAAGATTGAACTAACGACGGCGGATGGTTTACCACCACTACCCATGCAAATATCCTGGGTGCGGGACGGTATTCTGGTCGTCGGCATGGATTCCGAGATGCACGTGTACTCACAGTGGAAGCCGAATCCGAAGAACGATTGCTTCCACTCAAATCTACAGCATCAGGAGTCCGATGAGTTCCAAGCGAGTCGAAACTTGCGCGATGAGGATCTACGTACGTTAGCGCACGAGACTTCCCAGAGACGACTGGCAAACGTGTCTTCCATGCCACATTTGTCGCGTGTTAGCAGTATCAATTTGACAATGCTGGATGCCAAAAAGAAGCGCGGTATACAGAACGAAAACTTGAGTTTCGACTATATGCCGGATTACGGGTTGTTCGAAGCATCGAGAATAGCCTGCCCTGTTTTACCGCAGTATCATCCTAAGCAATTGATGGAACTATTAAATTCGGGTAAAATCAGGTGGGTCAAAGCTATACTGGCGCATCTCGTTCGGTGTATAGGTAGTTCCTGCTCTTTGCGGGCCGATGATGAGAGTCTAGTGAAGCAGCGCGGTTGGTCGCGATCGAGAACAATGTCGGTAAGTTACATGGGTACAACATCACCGCTGGAACCGAGAGGTTCTACCACACAGATACCGGAAGAATTGACGCTGGATTACGCAGAGATTACATCCATCTCCCCACTTCCGTTGTGGACATTGTTGATGGCCGACAAAGAGACGAATCTACCGCATCAACAGAGTGAAGATAAGCACGATTACAATGAGCTATTTGACAACAACTTGGACGAAGGAGAATCATTGGACGATATGTTGGATGAGGATTATGAACGTTCACGGCAGAAGGATAGACGATCCTCGGTGCCGGAAAGACAAGGGATATCCCACTTTGGTCCTAGACAAGGCAGACTGTTATCGCGTCTCTTAACTCACACTCATCTTCCGGGACTCTCCAGTCTGGATCAAATGCATCTGCTCGCTCTGGCAGATACTGTATCGACTTGTAATGTTGATTTCGCAGAAAGATTCGCGATTGATGCAGCGAAGAATGCAATAGCTAAGGAGAACCTAACTGGTATTCCGGATGGTGAAACTGTGTCCACTGATTCGCTAGACGATTGCGGCCTCAGATTCCTCTTGGCAATGAAACATTACAATTATCTAATACGTTGCTTACCATTGGCGCAAAGAGCGCAATTCCAAAAACAGGGTGTTGCGTCGAATAATCTTGTGTGGGCGTTTCATTCTGAATCCGAGGAGGAATTACTGGGATTAATTCCGTCTTATGCCAAAGGTCAGCCAAAGTGGTCTGTGCTGAAGGAACTTGGCGTAGGTTGGTGGATTAGAAGCAACACGGTGCTGAAGAAATGTGTGGAAAAAATAGCGAAGGCCGCTTTCCAGGATAAACAAGACCCTCTAGATGCGGCTGTCTATTACTTAGCAATGAAAAAGAAGAATCTGGTATGGGGTTTGTTTAGAAATAAACGGGACGAACGGATGACCACCTTCTTCTCGAATAATTTTGCCGAAAATCGATGGAGGAAAGCGGCTCTAAAGAATGCTTTTGCTTTGCTTGGAAAGCAACGGTTTGAACACGCGGCCGCGTTCTTTTTACTTGCCGGAGCGCTAAAAGATGCTATTGACGTGTGCTTAAATAAACTGAATGACATCCAACTCGCAATGGTGATAGCTAGACTTTATGAAAATGATACAACGTCTCCTAATCTGAGAAGATTATTGTATGAAGAAATCCTAGGCTGCGATAAAGACGGGCAAAATCAAGATATGAGCAGAGTGCATCCTGATCCTTTCTTGCGCAGCATGGCTCTGTGGATCTTGAAGGATCATTCTGGCTCTCTCAACACTTTGCTTTTGACCAACGTCGGTCACATGCATCCGCAATATAACGATGAATCTGATAAACCAGAAGGAACAACAG CGAATCCAAACGTTTTCAACTTCTACGTTTATCTTCGTACGCATCCGTTATTAATCAGACAATATATCGCATCCACCGCGCAAGACAAAAAGAAAGGACACTCCGTAGTAATTTCGGGATTCAGTTATGGCACAGAAACAAAGAGTCAACCAGATAAACAGTTATTGTTAGAAGATAGCATTACACCATTGGAGAGACAACTATATTTCACAACGGCACACGCACATTTTAAAGCTGGCTGTCCGGCTCTTGCTCTTGAAGTTTTATCTAAATTGCCTAGTAAAGTTATGGAAACAAATGGCGAAGATTCTccaa GCTTACTGAACAGTCCAAGTAAGATCAGAGCTCAAGATTCTCAAATAGATACTGGTATTCTTGATTGGGGAAGTGAGTCaaaagcaataaataataaag aaacagCAACTACTGTAGATTGGAGTACATCATCATTTGATTGGTCTCAAAATAGCAAGCGCGTGGAAGAagataaattagaattaaattggGACGATGAGACAGCTGAAGGTGAGGACGCCGATAGTCCTCCCATGAGTATGAAATTTGACAAAAAAGAGCAGGATAATGTGTATAAATCAGAAAATGATGACA AAGACGTCATAAAATCAGCTGGACAATTGGATATTATGGCGCAACAGCTAAAATTTGTAGCTTGCTTGAAAATCTTAATGGAAGAACTGTCTACGTTAGCGACAGGTTTTGAAGTGGATGGAGGTCAGCTACGATATCAACTGTATGTATGGTTGGAACGAGAAGTAGATGCATTGAGGCAACTTTGTAGCTACAGTACTAACGCAGACGGAGACATGAACAACGTAGcagaat atgAAGGCGTTATGGTTGACGATGTACCGCCATATAAACCCGGCGAACAGCCAACGTTACATCAAATACTCGTGGCAGAGAAGTTAGATTTTGAAGCTAAAGTACAAAGAGCTGCAAAAAGGAAGAAATGGCTGAAAG CTAACGAGACATTGTTGAGGACATTATTATCGTACTGTTCATTACACGGTGCATCAGGCGGTGGTTTAGCATCAGTAAGAATGGAATTGGTACTCTTGCTGCAGGAATTGCAACAAGAAAAGACTCAACAACAGTTGCTTAGTCCTCTTCCTTTTCCCACTACATTACCTCTATTGAGTGCCAGCGTCGCTTGTAACAAAACTGTCGTTGCCGATCCAGTTCGACATCTGCAA TCTCTTGCACATGATATGCTGCAGACCTTAGTAGAGCTACGCAATCCACCGATGCCTAACAGAAATACGCATTATTGTGAAGTATTCATCATGAGAGATTTAGCGGTGGCACTTAGCGCCTGTATTTATCAGTCACTTTGCGATTCGGACACATTCGTTATGAAACATCATCAGCCGGATAG TTTCCCGGCAGTCGCCGAAGTAGAATCATTTTCGGGTGGTCATTTGGTCGCCTCAAACAGATATCATCGACGGTATTCGACGGATGACGGTGTATGCATAACTACTTCACCTTCTAAGTGGCCTGGCGTAACAAATTTGCGTGCGCTGTTAGCTCGGGAGAAAGACGAGGACACTCcgaaattgaatattttactttGTGAGGCTTTTGTGGCGACATATATGAGTCTCTTCATCTATGCCCTGTCAAGTTGCGACAGTCACATTTTATACAGGCTAGTGGGACAACATTTTGATAACAATACCTGGTCCTCTCTCTTCGGCGGGGGAGTTAAGAAGCTACTGCGCGTAGCAAGCACCACTAATAACCAG ggCGGTAATACAAATAGTGTCGAGCGCACGGATAGTGTGACGAGTGAAATCCAAAGTACTGCCAGTGGTATGTGGAACACTATGACATCGTTGACTAAACAACGTGTCAAGCTGAATATGAAACTATTAGGACAATTTACGGGTCAACAGCCAAATATGAAGGAAGATAAACCAACGTATAGAGAACAGTTTGTTTCGCCGCAAATGAGCATGATCTCCTATTTCCTTATGAAG CCACGCATAGAGACTGAATATGCAGATGAAATTGATTATGATTCTTCTGATTCTGCGGTGTCTGACTTAGATTCGACAGACGATGAAGAAGATGTATTCGATACGGGTTCAAAACCAAAGAGTAAACCAAAGGATAATACAGAGCATAGTAATTCCAATTCGTATAGTTGGAGCGTAATGAGATTAGCAATAGTTAAAATACTGCAGCAACAGTTACAAGATTTTCTGACTATCGCCGGCATAGAAATGCAAg AATTACCTGTAAGTAGCCCGCTAATCCACGGTACACTGGGTATTGTTGCACAATGGCAAGAATCTTTGCGCGAAGAATTAGAACTTAAAGGTCCACCCCCAGCGAATTATATACCTGGCTGTGCGCCGGATCCTTCTCCCACACCTGGAAAACCGGCTATTCATAAATATCGATCGTTATTAGAAAAAGGAAATACACCCTTTAA cACGCGATTGGCATCCGCAGCGCCTACCAATCGTCTATGGTGTTATTTAGTTAGGCAGGAATCGGTTCAGGATATTTTCATTCGTGCAGTATTTGGAAAACGAAGATCTCTGTCAACGATACTTGAAACTAGTCAGTCAGTTGTTGACGGCGTACATCGTGGAACTGGAGAAGATAAGGGTAGTGATAGTGGCACTACAAGTTTGCCAGAACCAGTCAGGATCATCCATAAAGAACAAGATAGCATCAGTGCCTTCTGTCTTAATCAg GTAAACCCAGGTTTAATGGCCCTTGCTACTCCTCGGGAAGTGCAAGAGATGAACATATCTCTGCTCCTCGAACTTCCGTCATGGTTGGAAGATGAGTGCGAATTTGATATTATCAATTTAACTAAACAACCTGACCCAGAACCTATACCGCCGACAAGTTTCTTAGTTATACAG aCAGCAGCAGATCGTCCTTTGTTGGCGCAGAGTCCTCAACAAAACAGTCCTCAACCCCACTCAGGTATAGCCAGTCAGAGTGGACGTGGCGCGAGCGTG ATGAAGGGGATGCCTGCTTTTCCTGGCTCCCACGACCTGCGTTTCTGTCAATTTGTTGCCGATAGGAGCAAACACTTGTTAAAGCCG ATCCTGAAGCATAAAATTGACGGAATTAGGAGAATCTCTTCCCATCCACTTTTACCATTAT ACTTAACCGGATCGCAGGATGGTTCTGTATCATTATGGGAATGGGGACATCAAACGGCCGTCGCTACTCCGAGAGCACCTGGCACTTTCGCCAAAGTAACTCGCGTACGATTTTCTCAGCACGGTAACAAATTTGGCGTGGCAGATTCCGATGGTCATTTGAGTCTGTTTCAAGTTGCGTGCCGGGAAGGAACAGCTCGACCGTTCTTT ACTTACCAATGTCACAGCAAAGTGACCTCGGACTTCGTCTTCCTCGGCGCATGCAGTCTTGTAGCCACCGCGGGTCACGGCTCGGAAGGACGGAACGTAGCATTATGGGACACGTTACTTCCACAAAATAAATCTCTTGTACAAG GCTTCATGTGTCACGATCAGGGAGCCAGTGCGTTGATCTTAGCGCCGCAACACCAGTTACTGATCAGCGGCGGTAAGAAAGGTGACATTAATATATTCGACGTGCGACAACGGCAACAAAGGCAGAGATTCCAAGCGCACGAGTCAGCTATCAAATGTCTAGCGCTCGATCCGCACGAGGAATTTTTCGTTAGTGGGGCAGGTGATGGTGATATTAAG ATATGGGGTTTGACCGTCCATTCTCTCCTCTACTCGTTTCCTAGTGAACATCCACGGTCTAGTTTCTTCAAAAATATAGGACAG GGCGTTACCCAGTTACACGTGGATTCTGCGGGTCGATTGTTTTCGTGTGGAGCAGATGGTTCAATGAAAGTCCGTCAACTGCCAGAACGCGATTGTGTAATACAAACGCTTTATTAG